CAGCCACGGAGCGTCACGGAGTCCACGTAGGTTTCCGAAGCTCGATCGCCGTTTACCGGAAAGTCATATTCGGTGCGGTACGGCTCCGTCCTGCCAGCGGTAGAGGTCGCGCAGCAGGGAAATCTCGGCGCCGTGATGGATCAGCTCCCTGTTGACGTGCAGGACGATGCCCTCCATGGGAAACCGCTCGGGACCCACCGTGGGCGGATTCTCCAGGTCAGTGTCCGAGAGCTCGCGGACCCCAGCGTTCCATCTCCCATACATCTCATCGAGCTGTTTCAGCGCCTCGTCAGCGGTCCCCGCGTAGGCGAATGTCTGGGAGTCGACGTCCTGGCCGCCGAAGTGCCAGCCGACCCGATAGCCCAGGCAGGAGACGATGATGTGCGCCAGCCGCCAGGCAATCGTGGTCACCGGTGCCGGCACCGGGTCAGGGGACGCGAAGTCCATCGTCCATTCCCCCGAACCTGCCGACATCGGTGCGGCCGCCGTGCCACGTGGGCGGATGCTCCAGCAGCCGCGCACCGGCTCCCAGAAGTACTCCTCATCGGCAAGACCGTGCAGCCGCGGCCGCAGGTTCTTGTGCCAGTGCCGGTCCAGCTGGTCCGCGAGTCGCTCGCTTCTTGTCATTTCCGCACCCTACGTACAACGGAGATCTGACTGCGACCCTCGCGGGCACCGTCGCCGGCCGTGGGTCTCGGTTTCCGTCTCATTCAGCCCCGTTCACGACCGTCCAAACGGGACCAGGAGCAGGGCGCGGCCAGTGAGCTGGCCGCCCTTGAACGCAGGTGAACTACCGGGGGTGGACGGTGGACGGTGGGCGAGTGGAAGCAGGGGAAGTGCGGTTGGCCAACGGCGGCCGGCGGTCGTTGCCAGAACAAGACAGTCAAGGGCACATCGCGCTGCTACCTCCACCAGGACTGACGAACTCCGCATGATCGCCACGAATCCGACGACCGGGATCAAGGGGAAATTGGCAGATCTGTTCCACCCCCGCGAAGGAAAACCCCAGGTGAGGTGGCCGTGCCGGTGGAACAGATCTGCCAATAACTGGGTGAGCGTCCGGGCCCGCGCGCAGATCGCGTCGTGACCCGGGGTGGTGGCCTCGGGCAGTCGCCCGGAGTCCGGCAGTCCGGCAGTCCGGCAGTCCGGCAGTCCGGCAGTCCGGATGGCTACACCACGCGGTGGGACGCCACCCCGGCCGGCCGCTGTGTCTTGCTCTGGTCGAGGGCACCGCCGTCAGTCGACCGCGGCCCTGCACCCGGCAAGGCTGGACCGCTTCTGGGCCTCCGGCGCCGCACGGATCGCCGAGGTTCGCGACGGGCGCGGGCGCGGGGCAGGGCAGTACCGGGCAGGGCTCATGGTCGTGCGGCGCTCGGGTGCACAACGGTCTCCCCGAGCCTCACCGCACCGCCAGCGTCACCGGCTGTCCCGTGCGCAGTGACTCGTACGCGGCCAGCACGATCCGCAGGGTACGCAGGCCCGACGCGCCGTCCGGAGACGGTCGCCGTCCGGTGCGGGCCGCGTCGAGGAACTCGTCGAGCATGGCGGCGTCCAGGTCCGTCCCGCCTGCCTCCCAGCGGTCGCGGCCGGTGGTGGAGTCGAAGCCGCCGAGCAGCGGGGGGAAGGCGTCGAACTCCACGATCGCCTTCTCGCCGACGCAGGTCATGGCGAGTCCGCCCCAGGTCGGGTGGTCCGGCGGGTGGCTCCAGCTGGCGTCCACGGCGGCGACCAGCCCGCCGGGGTAGCGGATGGTGACCAGGCCCGCGGTCTCGACGTGCTGTGTGGGGCCGCCATCGTCCAGGATGCTGTTCGCCTGGGCGTACACCTCCGCCGCCTGCTCGCCGTCCAGCAGCGCGTCCACGAGGTCGGCGATGTGGACGGTGTGGTCGGCCAGTGCTCCGCCGCCCGACAGTTCCGGGTCGGCGAACCAAGGGTGCGAACGGGCCGGGTTCGAGCCGTTGTTGGCTCCGTGGACACTGACGAGCCCGCCGAGCGAGCCGTCGGCGAGGGCGCGGCGCAGGGCGGTGAACACGGGGCTGAACCGTACGGGATAGGCGGTCATCAGCCCGACCCCGGCCGTTTCGCAAGCGTCGATCATGGCTTGTGCGTCCGCTTCCGTCGTCGCGAGTGGCTTCTCGCAGAGCACGTGTGCTCCGGTCGCGGCGGCCCGTTCGACCAGGTGCCGGTGGCGGGCGTTCTCGCTGGTGACCACCACGGCGTCGGGGCGCAGGGCGAATATCTCGTCCCAGCTGTCGGCGTAGGCGGCGCCGAGCTCTTCGGCGAGGGCCCGGCCGCGGGTGGGGTCGTCCGGCGGGGCTTCGGGGTCGGCGGTGATCAGTTCGATGCCGTCGCGGTCGCGCAGCAGCCTGATGTAGGTCGCCGCGTGCACATGGGCGAAGGACAGTACGGCGACTCTCACTGGTCAATTCCCCCTGTGGGTACGGTGGTTGCCTGTGCTGTGAGTTCGACGGTCCGGCCGGTGCGGGCCGACTCCGCCGCGGCCTCCGCGATGCGGACGGCCGCCACGCCGTCCCGGGCGCTCACCCGGGGTTCCGGACCTCCCGCGAACGCCTCTGCGAACTCGCGGATCTGGATGAGGTAGGGCGACTCCCCGAGGTCCCCGAAGCCCCCGAGGTCCCCAGCCGGTATGCCGTCCGCCGGTCCGCCGGACGCGGCACCGGTGATCCGCAGATCGAGGTGCGCCCGCGAGTCGTGCTGGACGGTACCGCCGGTGCCCGACACGTGGAACGTGGTGCGGAACGGTGTCGCCGTAGGTCCCCACACCCCTACGACCTGCGTGATGGCGCCTCCGGCGTGGGTGAGTACGGCGGTACCGGTGGCGACCGCACCTTCCGGGGCCGGGGCGGTGAGATGCCCCTGCTGGCGGGCGTGGACCCGGACGACGTCGCCGAAGAGCCAGCGGGCGATGTCCATGTCGTGGATCATCTGGTCCGTCAGGATCCCGCCCGAGCGGGCCGGGTCGGCGAACCAGCCGCTCCACGTGGGATAGCGGCCGGTGCGGGTGAACCGGGCGACCGCCACCCGGCCCAGCCCGCCCCCGGCGACCAGGTCGCGCAGGCGGGCGTAGGCGGGGAAGAAGCGCACGACGTGTCCCGGATACAGCCTCACCCCGGCCGCTTCGGCCGCGTCGGCCATGTCCCCGGCCTCGGTCGCGTTGAGCGCCAGCGGTTTCTCGCACAGGACATGGGCACCTGCCGCGACGGCGGTCAAAGTGATCTCCCGGTGGGTGTCGGTCGGCGTGCATACGTCCACCACGTGGGCCCCGGCGATCGCCTCGCCCAGGGAGCCCACGGAGGTCGCGCCGAACTCCCGGGCGAGCGCGGGGGCGCGGCCGTCGGGGGCGTAGACGCGTACGCGCGCGCCGAGGGCGGCCCACGCGGGCAGATGGGCGCGGGCGATGCCACCCGCGCCGATCAGCGCGACTTCGAGTTCTGCCATGGAATTCTCCGACCTCCTGTGTGGTCAGCCTTTGTCAGCCTCTGTGTGGTGGGCCCATGCGCGTTCAGCCCTTGAGCGCGCCGCTGAGCACGCCGCTGATGAAGTGCCGCTGGAAGAACAGGTAGACGAGCACCACCGGGGCGATCACGATCAGGGTGGCCGCGGCGAGCAGTGGTACGTCGACGCCGAACTGCCCGGTGAAGAAACCCAGTCCGGCGGGGGCCGTACGGCGGGCCGGGTCCTGGATGAGGATCAGCGGGAGCAGGAACTGGTTCCAGCTCCAGACGAAGTACAGAACGCCCAACGTGGTCACCGCGGGGCGGGAGTTGGGCAGGAGGATCCGCCAGAGCGTCACCCAGGACGAGGCGCCGTCCAGCCGTGCGGCTTCCATCAGGCTGCGCGGCATGGTCGCGAAGTGGGCGCGCATCCAGAAGACCCCGAACGGCATGAACGCGCCGATCTCCGCGAGCGCCAGCCCCGGCACCGTGTTCGTCAGACCGACGGCGCGCAGGTCGTAGTAGAGCGGGATGATCGTGCCCTCGGTGGGGATGGACAGGCCGAGCAGCAGGTACGCGTAGAGCCTTCCGCGGCCGGGGACGTCCAGGGTCGCCAGCGCGTATCCGGCCAGGGTCGCGCACAGCACCGCGGCCGGCACCACGCACAGCGCGATCACCACGCTCGACCGCAGCAAGGTGCCGAACCCCGCGGCGGACCAGGCGCGGGAGAAGTTCTCCAGATGCAGCCCGTCCGGCAGGGCGAAGCCGGTCAGGGGAGCGCCCGCGGGCTGGAGTGACGCCAGCAGCAGGGAGGCGAACGGCACGAGTACGGCGGCCATGAAGAGCGTGAGCAGGACGGGTGCCGCCAGTCGCCCGGTGAGCGCCTTTGTGCCGGTGGGTGAGGTCACGGTGGTCACGGTGCCTCCCTGGACAGCCTGTTGATCACCAGGACGGCGAGGGAGATGACCGCCGTCAGCGCGATCGCCAGGGCGCTGGCCACACCGACCGCTCCGCCCCCGAAGGCCAGGCGGTAGATGAGGATTCCGGGCACGACGGTGCTGTTGCCCGGGCCTCCCCCGGTGGTGATGTAGATGAGGTCGAAACTGGACAGGGCGGCGATGACGGTGATGGACAGCGCCACCGCGAACTCCGGTCGCAGCAGCGGGACGGTGATCGCGGTGAACTCGCGTACCGGGCCTGCCCCGTCCATCCGTGCCGCCTCGTAGATCTCCTGGTCGATGCGCTGGGTCCCGGACAGGAACAGCACCATGCACAGGCCCGAGACGACCCAGGTCCCGATCAGTCCTACGGCCGGCAGGGCCCAGGTGAAGCTGCCGAGCCAGGCGTCGGCGAGGCCGCCCAGGCCGATCGCCCGCAGCGCCTGGTTGAGGATGCCGTCCTCGGCGTACACCCAGCGCCAGAGGATGCCGACCGCGACCAGCGGGATGACCTGGGGCAGGAACAGCACGGTGCGGACCAGGCCGGTGCCCCGGCGCCCGGCACGCCGGGACACGATCGCCGCCGAGACCAGGCCAACGCAGATCGGCAGCACGGAGAAGAACAGGATCAGTGCGCCTGCGTGCCAGGCGGCGGCGCGCAGTTGCGGGTCGTCGGCGATACGGCGGTAGTTGTCGAGGCCGACGAAGGACGGGAGGGTCACGCCGTCCCAGTCGAACAGCGAGAGGTAGGCGGTGTGCAGCAGCGGCAGTACGGCGAAGAGCGTGTAGGGCAGAAGGGCAGGCAACAGGTACAGCAACGCCACGGCACGCCTGCCGCGGCGGCCGGACCGTGCCGTGCGGGGGCGTCGGCGCACGGCACGGTGCTCCCCGTGCTCCCCGTGCTCCCCGTGCTTCGCCGGGCGCGGGGCGCCGGGTGTGCCGGGAGCGCGGGCGGGATCGGTCAGTCGGTCGGCAGTGGTCATTGGTGGTAGTTCTCGAAGTCCGTCTGCAGACCGGCCAGAAACTTCTCGGGGGTGGCTTTGCCTCCGGCGAGGAGTTGCAGCTGAGTGGTGAGGGTGTCGCCCATCGTCGGGCTGGAGGAGTTCTGGATGAACGGCTGCAGGCCGGCGTCCTTGACGATCGTCTGCCAGCCCGTCCGGACATCGCCCAGCAGTCCGGTCTGGCTCGGCATGGCGCCCGCGTCCGGAGCCATGAAACCCCCCTTGGCGATGATGGCGGCGGCCTGCGCTTCGGCGGCGAAGTCGAGGAACGCGGCGGCCGCGGCCGCGTTCTTCGACTTGCTGGAGACGCAGTAGTACACGCCGGCGCCGGTGGTGCGTACC
The nucleotide sequence above comes from Streptomyces sp. NL15-2K. Encoded proteins:
- a CDS encoding DinB family protein; translation: MTRSERLADQLDRHWHKNLRPRLHGLADEEYFWEPVRGCWSIRPRGTAAAPMSAGSGEWTMDFASPDPVPAPVTTIAWRLAHIIVSCLGYRVGWHFGGQDVDSQTFAYAGTADEALKQLDEMYGRWNAGVRELSDTDLENPPTVGPERFPMEGIVLHVNRELIHHGAEISLLRDLYRWQDGAVPHRI
- a CDS encoding Gfo/Idh/MocA family oxidoreductase; this encodes MRVAVLSFAHVHAATYIRLLRDRDGIELITADPEAPPDDPTRGRALAEELGAAYADSWDEIFALRPDAVVVTSENARHRHLVERAAATGAHVLCEKPLATTEADAQAMIDACETAGVGLMTAYPVRFSPVFTALRRALADGSLGGLVSVHGANNGSNPARSHPWFADPELSGGGALADHTVHIADLVDALLDGEQAAEVYAQANSILDDGGPTQHVETAGLVTIRYPGGLVAAVDASWSHPPDHPTWGGLAMTCVGEKAIVEFDAFPPLLGGFDSTTGRDRWEAGGTDLDAAMLDEFLDAARTGRRPSPDGASGLRTLRIVLAAYESLRTGQPVTLAVR
- a CDS encoding Gfo/Idh/MocA family oxidoreductase, producing MAELEVALIGAGGIARAHLPAWAALGARVRVYAPDGRAPALAREFGATSVGSLGEAIAGAHVVDVCTPTDTHREITLTAVAAGAHVLCEKPLALNATEAGDMADAAEAAGVRLYPGHVVRFFPAYARLRDLVAGGGLGRVAVARFTRTGRYPTWSGWFADPARSGGILTDQMIHDMDIARWLFGDVVRVHARQQGHLTAPAPEGAVATGTAVLTHAGGAITQVVGVWGPTATPFRTTFHVSGTGGTVQHDSRAHLDLRITGAASGGPADGIPAGDLGGFGDLGESPYLIQIREFAEAFAGGPEPRVSARDGVAAVRIAEAAAESARTGRTVELTAQATTVPTGGIDQ
- a CDS encoding carbohydrate ABC transporter permease — translated: MTTVTSPTGTKALTGRLAAPVLLTLFMAAVLVPFASLLLASLQPAGAPLTGFALPDGLHLENFSRAWSAAGFGTLLRSSVVIALCVVPAAVLCATLAGYALATLDVPGRGRLYAYLLLGLSIPTEGTIIPLYYDLRAVGLTNTVPGLALAEIGAFMPFGVFWMRAHFATMPRSLMEAARLDGASSWVTLWRILLPNSRPAVTTLGVLYFVWSWNQFLLPLILIQDPARRTAPAGLGFFTGQFGVDVPLLAAATLIVIAPVVLVYLFFQRHFISGVLSGALKG
- a CDS encoding sugar ABC transporter permease, whose protein sequence is MTTADRLTDPARAPGTPGAPRPAKHGEHGEHGEHRAVRRRPRTARSGRRGRRAVALLYLLPALLPYTLFAVLPLLHTAYLSLFDWDGVTLPSFVGLDNYRRIADDPQLRAAAWHAGALILFFSVLPICVGLVSAAIVSRRAGRRGTGLVRTVLFLPQVIPLVAVGILWRWVYAEDGILNQALRAIGLGGLADAWLGSFTWALPAVGLIGTWVVSGLCMVLFLSGTQRIDQEIYEAARMDGAGPVREFTAITVPLLRPEFAVALSITVIAALSSFDLIYITTGGGPGNSTVVPGILIYRLAFGGGAVGVASALAIALTAVISLAVLVINRLSREAP